Proteins co-encoded in one Leptospira yasudae genomic window:
- a CDS encoding NfeD family protein: MPDFLSNLPVTIWIGGGVLLILAEFFIPGTFVAFLGTAGILTGIVVYFFDISLGWQLGMWASLSTLLIYVGSETIRKIFPAQTEHSVPENDQIGRLVPVVKDVLVERKGGRVLFQGVEWDAVSKKSRIPKGSKARILSRDNLTFLVEPLELPED, encoded by the coding sequence ATGCCTGATTTTCTTTCCAACCTTCCCGTAACGATCTGGATCGGCGGCGGCGTCCTTTTGATTCTCGCCGAGTTTTTTATACCCGGAACCTTCGTCGCTTTTTTGGGAACCGCCGGAATTCTCACGGGAATCGTCGTCTATTTTTTCGATATTTCCCTCGGATGGCAACTCGGTATGTGGGCTTCTCTTTCCACTCTTCTCATCTATGTGGGAAGCGAGACAATCCGAAAAATCTTTCCGGCTCAGACCGAACACTCGGTTCCGGAAAACGATCAGATCGGAAGATTGGTTCCGGTCGTCAAAGACGTTCTTGTGGAACGAAAGGGAGGAAGGGTTCTCTTTCAAGGCGTTGAATGGGACGCGGTTTCCAAAAAGAGCCGGATTCCCAAAGGAAGCAAGGCGAGAATTTTAAGCCGAGACAATCTCACCTTTCTCGTGGAACCCTTGGAACTTCCGGAAGATTGA
- the fliN gene encoding flagellar motor switch protein FliN, with translation MGEGSLSQEDIDALLTGGGGDAAPGAGSGSDFNLSGELDSLLGGGGDAPGGGGGGSDAPSFADISAALGPSSTPAPSAPRPTSRQSSPSQSTNLNLLMDVNLALTVELGRTNMFIKDVNGLNEGTVVELDKNVGEDLDILANGRLVGRGKLVAMDDFYGIQITEIVEQSRRL, from the coding sequence ATGGGAGAAGGGTCACTCTCACAGGAAGACATAGACGCCCTTTTGACGGGCGGAGGCGGGGATGCCGCACCTGGAGCCGGAAGCGGATCCGATTTTAATCTCAGCGGAGAATTGGATTCTCTGTTGGGCGGAGGGGGCGATGCTCCTGGAGGCGGAGGGGGCGGATCGGATGCGCCTTCGTTTGCCGATATTTCTGCGGCGCTCGGACCTTCTTCAACTCCAGCACCTTCAGCACCCAGACCGACTTCTCGTCAATCCTCTCCATCCCAATCCACGAACTTAAACTTACTGATGGACGTAAACCTGGCTCTTACGGTGGAGTTGGGAAGAACGAATATGTTTATCAAGGACGTAAACGGTTTGAACGAAGGAACCGTGGTCGAGCTGGATAAAAACGTAGGAGAGGATTTAGACATTCTTGCGAACGGACGTTTGGTCGGAAGAGGCAAGCTCGTCGCGATGGACGATTTTTACGGAATTCAAATTACGGAGATCGTAGAACAAAGCAGAAGGCTCTGA
- the fcpB gene encoding flagellar-coiling protein FcpB has translation MKLQKLFLVVLVAISTAVFSQQNSNADQKSQSDAQLGQSILETERKLDEKIFELNQRLTRHTVLLKMKVRVLPFRTVLFKGKANNDECTPALNQEDPANNCIRVEVYDFIRDEERGLNKTVQGSLAKYMEIYFEGQNSNDPEPRSEPPRNINKLKSKIYKNNMVLEDKIISEVMDRGPNTQPSHNDKVEVFFQKDNYPEYGRPETPAEKGVGKYILAGVENTKTHPIRNAFKKEFYIKHLDQFDRLFTKIFDYNDQLGNENYKENVDALKESLRY, from the coding sequence ATGAAACTTCAAAAGCTATTTTTAGTAGTTCTCGTCGCAATTTCTACTGCGGTATTTTCTCAGCAAAATTCCAACGCAGACCAGAAATCACAATCAGACGCTCAGTTAGGCCAGTCCATTCTGGAAACAGAGAGAAAACTCGATGAAAAGATCTTCGAATTGAACCAAAGACTGACACGTCATACGGTTCTTTTGAAGATGAAAGTGAGAGTTCTCCCGTTCAGAACCGTTCTGTTTAAAGGAAAGGCGAACAACGACGAATGCACTCCTGCTCTCAATCAGGAAGATCCGGCAAACAACTGCATCCGTGTGGAAGTTTACGACTTTATCCGCGATGAAGAAAGAGGATTGAACAAAACCGTTCAAGGTTCTCTCGCGAAATACATGGAGATCTACTTCGAAGGTCAGAACAGCAATGATCCTGAGCCTAGATCCGAACCTCCAAGAAACATCAACAAACTGAAATCCAAAATCTATAAGAACAATATGGTTCTGGAAGACAAGATCATCTCCGAAGTGATGGACAGAGGACCGAACACTCAACCGTCTCACAACGATAAGGTGGAAGTTTTCTTTCAAAAAGACAACTATCCAGAGTATGGTCGTCCGGAAACCCCCGCTGAAAAAGGCGTTGGAAAATACATCCTCGCGGGCGTTGAGAATACGAAAACTCACCCGATCCGCAACGCATTCAAAAAAGAATTCTATATCAAACATCTGGACCAGTTTGATAGGCTCTTTACCAAAATTTTCGATTACAACGATCAGTTAGGAAACGAAAATTACAAAGAGAACGTAGACGCTCTGAAGGAATCTCTCCGCTACTAA
- a CDS encoding RsmE family RNA methyltransferase, which yields MNLLICKEEWRIGNSNRFSVNEPKRIEHIFKILNKQPGDRLKAGLLDKSLGLLKIEEIGPKALIGTYKPILIPKPRFPEVHLLIAVNRPPTVRKILQLAGTWGVTTIRFFLSKNARKEYLTSPIWTRNEIESELVEGMEQGKNIFLPKVRWDFEKRTGAVLEETLSAGEFGFRWILDRKGDSPSRILRERKSHAELRMDSPLKILAAIGPESGFIKSEIDFWKEKEFQTVHLSSRVLRTETAVAFLLARLEESELFLER from the coding sequence TTGAATCTTTTAATCTGCAAAGAAGAATGGAGAATCGGAAACTCGAACCGTTTTTCCGTCAACGAGCCGAAACGCATCGAACATATATTCAAAATTCTGAATAAACAACCGGGAGATCGTCTGAAAGCGGGACTCTTGGACAAAAGCCTGGGTTTGTTGAAGATCGAAGAAATCGGACCCAAGGCCTTGATCGGAACTTACAAACCGATTCTGATTCCGAAACCTCGTTTTCCGGAAGTGCACCTCTTAATCGCGGTCAACAGACCTCCGACGGTGCGAAAGATTCTCCAGTTGGCCGGAACCTGGGGCGTGACCACAATCCGCTTCTTTTTGAGTAAAAACGCACGAAAGGAATACCTGACCTCCCCGATCTGGACCCGGAACGAAATCGAATCGGAACTTGTGGAAGGAATGGAACAGGGAAAGAATATCTTTCTTCCGAAGGTTCGTTGGGATTTCGAAAAACGAACCGGCGCCGTTTTAGAGGAAACTCTTTCCGCCGGAGAATTTGGATTCCGTTGGATTTTAGATCGAAAAGGCGATTCTCCGTCGAGGATCCTCCGCGAAAGAAAATCACATGCAGAATTACGAATGGATTCTCCCTTGAAAATTTTGGCGGCGATCGGCCCGGAAAGCGGTTTTATCAAAAGTGAAATCGATTTTTGGAAAGAGAAAGAATTTCAAACCGTTCATCTTTCCAGCCGGGTTTTGCGGACCGAAACAGCGGTCGCGTTTCTCTTGGCCCGACTGGAAGAATCCGAACTTTTTTTAGAACGTTAA
- a CDS encoding SPFH domain-containing protein, producing METFQTTFVMIFWTLFGIYFAYKLYRSIRIVSAQDCIVVEKFGKYSRTLHAGLHLLWPFIEKDAYYHTLKEQATDVPPQTCITKDNVKVDMDGILYLKVLDPHKASYGINDYQFAASQLAQTTMRAIIGTMDLDVTFETRDAINSKILEVLDLATEPWGIKVNRYEIVNITPPKSILEAMEKEKKAQITKKAQISLSEGDRDARINRSLGFKEEAINKSEGEKQKRINEAEGVAKEVEAIATATAKGIELLAQSINAKGGKDAVKLRIGQKFIKEFEKISGKKTEIVLPLNLTNFRSILKSVLGNVDQKN from the coding sequence ATGGAAACGTTTCAAACCACGTTCGTAATGATATTCTGGACCTTGTTCGGAATCTACTTCGCTTACAAACTCTACCGTTCGATTCGAATCGTTTCAGCGCAGGATTGTATCGTCGTCGAAAAGTTCGGTAAATACAGCAGAACCCTGCACGCGGGTCTTCATCTTCTTTGGCCCTTTATCGAAAAGGACGCCTACTATCACACACTCAAGGAACAAGCGACCGACGTTCCTCCGCAGACTTGTATCACCAAGGACAACGTGAAAGTGGACATGGACGGAATTCTTTACCTGAAAGTATTGGATCCGCACAAAGCGAGTTACGGAATCAACGATTATCAATTCGCCGCTTCGCAGCTCGCGCAAACCACGATGCGCGCCATCATCGGAACGATGGATTTGGACGTTACGTTCGAAACACGGGACGCGATCAACAGCAAGATCTTAGAGGTTCTGGATCTAGCCACCGAACCTTGGGGAATCAAGGTGAATCGGTACGAGATCGTAAACATCACTCCACCGAAATCGATCTTAGAAGCGATGGAAAAAGAGAAAAAAGCGCAGATCACGAAGAAGGCGCAAATCTCCTTATCCGAAGGGGATCGCGACGCGAGAATCAACCGTTCCTTAGGTTTTAAGGAGGAAGCGATCAACAAGTCCGAAGGGGAAAAACAAAAACGGATCAACGAGGCCGAAGGGGTTGCGAAAGAAGTGGAAGCGATCGCAACAGCGACCGCAAAGGGAATCGAACTTTTGGCACAGTCCATCAACGCCAAAGGCGGAAAGGACGCGGTCAAACTCAGAATCGGCCAGAAGTTCATTAAGGAATTCGAAAAGATTTCCGGCAAGAAAACGGAAATCGTTCTGCCGTTGAACCTGACGAACTTCCGTTCCATCCTGAAGTCCGTTTTAGGAAACGTGGATCAGAAAAATTAA
- a CDS encoding SPFH domain-containing protein: MSAGFIFTLFFIALIYLIRKTFIIVPQQFCYVVERVGVFKGALEAGFHFLWPVIEVVKYRQSLKESAIDIPPQMCITKDNVSIAVDGILYLKVVDPYKASYAIENYMLATQQLAQTTLRSEIGKLILDQTFAERDDINSHVVRALDEATDPWGIKVTRYEIKNISPPKEILHEMEEQVKAERVKRAEITISEGEKLSRINRSVGEKEEAINVSEGEKMKKINEAEGKALEITLIAEAKAKGIRMIAESISREGGGEAVNLQITEDYLTGLGEILSVSKTTILPAELANIAGVFEGLSKVTGKLPEIKAPKEKEGQ, encoded by the coding sequence ATGTCCGCAGGGTTTATATTCACGCTATTCTTTATAGCGCTGATCTATCTGATTCGAAAAACGTTCATCATCGTTCCTCAACAATTTTGTTACGTCGTGGAACGCGTGGGAGTTTTTAAGGGAGCCTTGGAGGCCGGTTTTCATTTTCTCTGGCCCGTGATCGAAGTCGTCAAATACAGACAAAGCCTCAAAGAAAGCGCGATCGACATTCCTCCGCAGATGTGTATCACAAAGGACAACGTCTCCATCGCGGTGGACGGAATTCTTTATCTGAAAGTAGTCGATCCGTATAAGGCTTCGTATGCGATCGAAAATTATATGCTCGCAACGCAGCAGCTTGCACAGACGACTCTTCGTTCCGAAATCGGAAAACTCATTCTCGATCAGACGTTCGCGGAACGGGACGATATCAATTCCCACGTTGTGCGCGCTTTGGACGAAGCGACCGATCCTTGGGGAATCAAGGTGACGAGATACGAAATCAAAAACATCTCCCCTCCGAAAGAAATTCTTCATGAAATGGAAGAACAGGTAAAAGCGGAACGCGTCAAACGCGCGGAGATCACGATCTCGGAAGGAGAAAAACTTTCGCGGATCAACCGATCCGTCGGTGAGAAGGAAGAAGCCATCAACGTTTCCGAAGGGGAAAAAATGAAGAAGATCAACGAAGCCGAAGGAAAGGCTTTGGAGATCACGCTGATCGCAGAGGCGAAAGCCAAAGGAATCCGCATGATCGCGGAATCGATTTCTCGCGAAGGGGGAGGAGAAGCGGTCAATTTGCAAATCACGGAAGATTATCTCACGGGACTTGGTGAAATTCTCAGCGTTTCCAAAACGACGATCCTTCCGGCCGAACTCGCAAACATCGCGGGAGTGTTCGAAGGTCTTTCCAAAGTAACCGGAAAACTTCCGGAAATCAAAGCTCCGAAAGAGAAGGAAGGTCAATAA
- a CDS encoding AAA family ATPase, which produces MSSPSSESASGNAIPSEVDFTKTKSFLHGELSALGFSSADLPVVTSEKKDLKIEFGVSSVSKTALFDCLQILKNHIENLRIHTFEPGYYCIQALNENLFETKNLLDTIRFRFYSGRTKNRVEITKKGDFTREELFATLELFKFLKSEKGAETAKPEELLASLGVEVFNPFDAEKSGKSVTFDQVAGYDGVKQQILESIILPLKNPDLLAELSKLTRKFPSDTRPRAVLFEGDPGVGKTTMARVVSCMTGLPLIYVPVESIMSKYYGESAQNMAYVFDAAALFPACLIFLDEIDSLAGSREEGMFEATRKILSVLLRKIDGFSSQRNSVTIGATNRKQDLDHALLSRFDRTIYFPLPDLSERAKVLETYAVHLSEAERTKISEGLNGHSGRTIRDFCDLVERKWASYLIEKGLKPVPPPYELYLENSSNRSK; this is translated from the coding sequence TTGAGTTCCCCCTCATCCGAATCCGCTTCCGGCAATGCGATTCCTTCCGAAGTCGATTTTACAAAAACCAAGAGTTTTTTACACGGAGAACTAAGCGCGCTCGGATTCTCGAGCGCCGATCTTCCGGTTGTAACCTCCGAAAAAAAAGATCTCAAGATAGAATTCGGTGTTTCCTCCGTTTCCAAAACGGCCCTCTTTGATTGTCTTCAAATTCTGAAGAATCACATCGAGAACCTGAGAATTCATACGTTCGAACCGGGATACTATTGCATCCAAGCCCTCAATGAGAATCTCTTCGAAACCAAAAATCTTTTGGATACGATCCGATTTCGATTCTATTCCGGAAGAACCAAAAATCGAGTCGAAATCACCAAAAAGGGAGATTTCACAAGGGAAGAATTGTTTGCGACCCTCGAACTCTTTAAGTTCTTAAAGTCGGAAAAAGGGGCCGAAACCGCAAAACCGGAAGAGCTCTTGGCGTCTCTGGGCGTGGAAGTCTTCAATCCCTTTGACGCGGAGAAGAGCGGGAAATCCGTTACCTTCGATCAAGTGGCCGGATATGACGGGGTCAAACAGCAGATTCTGGAATCCATCATTCTCCCGTTAAAAAACCCGGACCTGCTTGCCGAGCTTTCCAAACTCACACGCAAGTTTCCGAGCGATACTCGCCCCCGAGCCGTTCTCTTCGAAGGGGATCCGGGTGTCGGAAAAACGACGATGGCGCGCGTGGTTTCCTGTATGACGGGACTTCCTCTGATCTATGTTCCGGTAGAATCCATCATGAGTAAATACTACGGAGAAAGCGCGCAGAACATGGCGTATGTCTTTGATGCAGCCGCGCTCTTTCCGGCCTGTTTGATCTTTTTGGACGAGATCGATTCTCTCGCGGGAAGCAGAGAAGAAGGAATGTTCGAAGCCACTCGGAAGATTCTTTCCGTTCTGTTGCGAAAGATCGACGGTTTCAGCAGCCAGAGAAATTCCGTCACGATCGGGGCTACGAACCGAAAGCAGGATTTGGATCACGCCCTTCTCTCCCGATTCGATCGAACCATCTACTTCCCGTTACCCGATCTTTCCGAACGGGCCAAGGTTCTGGAGACATATGCCGTACATCTTTCCGAAGCGGAACGAACCAAAATCTCGGAAGGTTTAAACGGACATTCGGGAAGAACGATTCGGGATTTCTGCGATTTGGTGGAGCGTAAATGGGCTTCCTATCTCATTGAAAAAGGATTGAAACCGGTCCCACCACCGTATGAACTGTATCTGGAAAATAGCTCCAACCGATCGAAATAA
- the impL63 gene encoding cytoplasmic membrane protein ImpL63, protein MTKRSKYLFSFLFLFFAIQTGIQAQLWMPPGRQYMHPADPFTYDLGINKYQNDYYLYVAPTLNFNFGGDFGASLTVPLNFLMYDVDPKQENSKIGKLRSFDYNEKSDYLRLINNIWFGQYGKYTPGEVTYSAYLGKMFDGYIGHGTIVNRYINNQRLDVYNVGLQADINSDYGGVQVFANSIYTREVSSARVYIRPFAVGFKLFDIITGRAKFLTMLTVGQGNVADEAGRKKVYEEVGAEEKESYRALIEDQKTKEKKEEMIPADKKPEKPQNLKELFNQDNFANRFAIGYTTAFDNKAPLELKFDTTGKLRVDDNNNPLVKSTEKLTITGFDFEYKLLSAKYIELTPYYDVNKIKQIDGAKGTHYGAILRLGGKDIYLQVKPEYRNMTANYIPMYFDSFYELERYQSNLQSNIPQTKLEAAKLADPDAAKVKGYFTTVLFSFYRIAVESNYENYSGPNNSRVFVGVYIPLGTLVLLNGYYMKKGFDENKEAFKLDDRSQGALELAINLGFAAVRLQNVRKWVYNTTSSQYEAQDEQKVLFSSNLTF, encoded by the coding sequence ATGACCAAACGCTCGAAATATCTATTTTCTTTCCTATTTCTTTTCTTTGCCATTCAGACAGGAATTCAGGCTCAACTCTGGATGCCTCCCGGCAGACAATACATGCATCCCGCCGATCCGTTTACCTATGATCTCGGGATCAATAAATACCAGAACGACTATTATCTCTATGTCGCTCCGACGTTGAACTTCAACTTCGGGGGGGATTTCGGGGCTTCTTTGACCGTTCCCTTGAACTTTTTGATGTATGACGTCGATCCCAAACAGGAGAATTCCAAAATCGGAAAGTTGCGTTCCTTCGATTACAACGAAAAGAGCGATTATCTTCGTTTGATCAACAATATCTGGTTCGGACAATACGGAAAATATACTCCCGGAGAAGTCACGTATTCCGCGTATTTGGGAAAGATGTTCGACGGTTATATCGGACACGGAACGATCGTAAACCGATACATCAACAACCAACGACTCGATGTGTATAACGTGGGTCTTCAGGCAGACATCAACAGCGACTACGGAGGGGTGCAGGTATTCGCGAACTCAATCTACACGAGAGAAGTCAGTTCCGCCCGCGTTTATATCCGACCGTTTGCCGTAGGATTCAAACTCTTCGATATCATCACGGGCCGCGCGAAATTCTTAACCATGTTGACCGTGGGACAAGGAAACGTAGCGGACGAGGCGGGAAGAAAAAAGGTCTACGAAGAAGTCGGAGCCGAAGAGAAAGAATCCTATCGCGCCTTGATCGAAGATCAAAAGACGAAAGAGAAAAAAGAGGAAATGATTCCTGCGGATAAAAAGCCGGAAAAGCCGCAAAACCTCAAAGAACTTTTTAATCAGGATAACTTTGCCAATCGATTTGCGATCGGTTATACGACCGCATTCGACAACAAGGCTCCTTTGGAACTCAAGTTCGATACGACCGGAAAATTGAGAGTCGACGACAACAACAACCCTCTCGTAAAGTCCACGGAAAAGTTGACGATCACCGGTTTCGACTTCGAGTACAAATTGTTAAGCGCCAAATACATCGAACTTACTCCGTATTACGACGTGAATAAGATCAAACAGATCGACGGAGCGAAAGGAACGCATTACGGAGCGATTCTTCGTTTGGGCGGTAAGGACATTTATCTTCAGGTAAAACCGGAATACAGAAATATGACCGCCAATTATATTCCGATGTATTTTGACAGTTTTTACGAATTGGAACGTTATCAAAGCAATTTGCAGAGCAATATCCCGCAGACGAAACTCGAAGCGGCAAAGTTGGCCGATCCGGACGCGGCCAAGGTCAAAGGATATTTTACGACAGTGTTGTTCAGCTTTTATAGAATCGCGGTCGAATCCAATTACGAAAATTATTCCGGACCGAACAACTCTAGGGTGTTCGTCGGGGTTTACATTCCTTTGGGAACCTTGGTTCTGTTAAACGGATATTATATGAAGAAGGGCTTTGACGAAAACAAGGAAGCTTTTAAACTCGACGATCGTTCTCAAGGGGCATTGGAACTCGCGATCAATCTAGGATTTGCCGCGGTTCGCTTGCAGAACGTCCGCAAGTGGGTTTACAATACGACGTCGAGTCAATACGAAGCCCAGGACGAACAGAAGGTTCTTTTCTCGAGCAACTTAACGTTCTAA
- a CDS encoding heme-binding domain-containing protein — MKKKLLLGFVLTLFLLQFLPLKPPAGDNRNEIETSDEVKKILRKSCYDCHSDLTVWPWYSKIFPVNAYLYHHVEEGKAELDFSEWKALTKKEKSTKGDSILETLEEGEMPPADYVLLHPSAKITKEELDVLKNWIQDLEEEYRKEE, encoded by the coding sequence ATGAAAAAGAAACTTCTTCTCGGATTCGTTTTAACGCTCTTCCTTCTGCAATTCCTACCTTTAAAACCTCCCGCAGGCGACAATCGAAACGAGATCGAAACCTCGGACGAAGTCAAAAAAATATTGAGGAAATCCTGTTACGACTGTCATTCCGATCTGACGGTATGGCCTTGGTATTCCAAAATTTTTCCGGTCAATGCGTATCTCTACCATCACGTGGAAGAAGGAAAAGCCGAACTTGATTTTTCGGAATGGAAGGCTTTGACGAAAAAGGAAAAATCCACCAAAGGCGATTCGATTTTGGAAACCCTCGAAGAAGGGGAGATGCCTCCGGCGGATTACGTGCTTCTTCATCCATCCGCAAAAATCACCAAAGAAGAATTGGATGTTTTGAAAAACTGGATTCAAGACCTGGAAGAAGAGTATCGGAAAGAAGAATGA
- the argH gene encoding argininosuccinate lyase, whose protein sequence is MTGKEKKLWGGRFQEKASSIMERIGESVSFDHKLYKEDIQGSVAHARMLKRIGILTSEELSKIETSLDRIRTELEEGKLEFKSELEDIHMHIESRLTELIGETGKKLHTARSRNDQVTQDVRLYILHQGKEILKSIVSLRRSLYEKAKQSVDVIIPGYTHLQVAQPIRASQYLLSWFWALERDQEFFRFALQASEELALGSGAMAGVNYPTDREFLRKELGLSKISHNSMDGVSSRDHILEFLFASSQLMIHASRICEDIILYSSQEFGILRLPDSLTTGSSIMPQKKNPDIAELIRGKAGRVIGNLNHLLVMLKGLPSTYNRDLQEDKLALFDSIETVQISLEGIREMIEGWVWVPERAESSLKNGFATATDLADFLVGQKNIPFRTAHELVGTLVGLCVERKKTLFDLPESDRISISEHFAGKEYEDAVSLSLSADKKISYGGTSKQRQEEQLKIALESLREAETLFV, encoded by the coding sequence ATGACTGGGAAAGAAAAAAAACTCTGGGGCGGAAGATTTCAGGAAAAGGCATCTTCGATCATGGAGCGGATCGGGGAATCCGTATCCTTCGATCATAAACTTTATAAGGAAGACATTCAAGGCAGCGTCGCGCACGCGAGAATGTTGAAACGGATCGGAATTCTCACCTCCGAAGAATTGTCCAAGATCGAAACCTCCCTCGACCGAATCAGAACCGAATTGGAAGAAGGAAAGCTCGAATTCAAAAGCGAGCTGGAAGACATTCACATGCACATCGAATCCCGTTTGACCGAACTCATCGGCGAGACCGGAAAAAAATTGCATACGGCAAGATCGAGAAACGATCAGGTAACGCAAGACGTTCGTCTTTATATCCTTCATCAAGGAAAAGAAATTCTAAAATCCATCGTATCTCTCCGGCGTTCTTTGTATGAAAAAGCCAAACAAAGCGTGGACGTAATCATACCCGGTTATACGCATTTGCAGGTCGCGCAACCGATCCGCGCTTCTCAATATCTTCTTTCCTGGTTTTGGGCCTTGGAAAGAGATCAGGAATTCTTTCGGTTTGCGCTCCAGGCTTCGGAAGAATTGGCATTGGGAAGCGGAGCGATGGCGGGAGTGAATTACCCGACCGATCGGGAATTCTTACGCAAAGAATTGGGTCTTTCGAAAATTTCTCACAACTCTATGGACGGGGTTTCCAGCCGGGATCATATTCTGGAATTCTTATTTGCGAGTTCGCAGTTGATGATCCACGCGTCCCGGATCTGCGAGGATATCATTCTGTATTCATCGCAGGAGTTCGGAATTTTGCGTTTGCCGGATTCGTTGACGACCGGTTCTTCGATTATGCCCCAAAAGAAGAATCCCGATATCGCCGAACTCATCCGCGGAAAAGCGGGAAGGGTCATCGGAAATCTGAATCATCTTCTCGTGATGCTTAAGGGATTGCCTTCCACATACAACCGCGATCTGCAGGAAGACAAGTTAGCTCTCTTTGATTCGATTGAAACCGTACAAATCAGCTTGGAAGGAATTCGGGAAATGATCGAGGGTTGGGTTTGGGTTCCGGAAAGAGCCGAATCTTCCTTAAAAAACGGATTTGCTACCGCGACCGATCTCGCGGATTTTCTCGTGGGCCAAAAGAACATTCCGTTTCGAACCGCTCACGAACTCGTGGGGACGCTCGTCGGTTTATGCGTGGAACGAAAAAAGACCTTGTTTGATTTACCGGAATCGGATCGAATTTCGATTTCGGAACATTTTGCGGGAAAGGAATACGAAGACGCTGTTTCTCTTTCTCTTTCCGCCGATAAAAAAATATCCTATGGAGGAACTTCCAAACAAAGACAAGAAGAGCAGTTAAAAATTGCGCTGGAATCTTTACGGGAAGCTGA